One window from the genome of Verrucomicrobiota bacterium encodes:
- a CDS encoding dTDP-4-dehydrorhamnose 3,5-epimerase family protein: MANQNIHDVQVVPLRQIPDERGKIMHMLRADAPHFRQFGEIYFSTVYPGVIKGWHIHKVMTLNYAVVSGLIKMVLYDDRPESPTRGGLMELFVGEGNYSLVVVPPLVWNGFKGIGDQMAIVANCATHAHQPDEIMRLDPFSPTIPYQWELRHG; this comes from the coding sequence AAATATTCATGACGTCCAAGTTGTGCCCTTGCGGCAGATTCCGGACGAGCGGGGTAAAATCATGCACATGCTGCGCGCTGATGCCCCCCACTTCCGGCAATTTGGTGAAATCTACTTTTCCACCGTCTATCCCGGAGTTATCAAAGGCTGGCACATCCACAAAGTGATGACCCTGAATTACGCCGTGGTGTCGGGGCTGATCAAAATGGTGTTGTATGATGATCGCCCGGAATCGCCCACGCGCGGCGGATTGATGGAGCTTTTCGTCGGCGAAGGGAATTATTCTCTGGTGGTTGTGCCACCGCTGGTTTGGAATGGCTTCAAGGGTATTGGTGATCAGATGGCGATCGTGGCTAACTGCGCTACCCATGCGCACCAGCCAGACGAAATCATGCGGTTGGATCCTTTCAGCCCAACAATTCCTTACCAATGGGAATTGCGCCATGGTTAA